A genomic region of Rhodospirillaceae bacterium contains the following coding sequences:
- a CDS encoding antibiotic biosynthesis monooxygenase, with protein MSFVAISSVKYPQRLKDEIHSFGMSMIPLAKLQPGFISISFHQSTENDETMMYWEWGSQTDHEACMKSSDWSALMTKSRELFQSEGVDFSISTYNRLA; from the coding sequence ATGAGTTTTGTTGCAATTTCCAGCGTAAAGTATCCACAACGACTAAAAGATGAGATCCATTCTTTTGGAATGAGCATGATCCCATTAGCAAAACTGCAACCGGGATTCATATCCATCAGCTTTCATCAATCAACAGAAAATGATGAAACCATGATGTATTGGGAATGGGGCTCTCAGACTGATCATGAAGCCTGTATGAAATCGTCAGACTGGTCTGCACTCATGACAAAGTCCCGCGAGCTATTCCAATCAGAGGGTGTAGATTTTTCTATATCCACCTATAATCGTTTGGCTTAA